A part of Tachysurus vachellii isolate PV-2020 chromosome 4, HZAU_Pvac_v1, whole genome shotgun sequence genomic DNA contains:
- the LOC132844937 gene encoding ly6/PLAUR domain-containing protein 6-like — MEVFLKLTGLLLGTLLSDWLTDVLSRDFTIADIEQLYVSATPHPGGFKCFTCENAEDNYSCNRWAPDEYCPKDTGFCYTRHRMNSDGESVSVTKRCVYQDECVSTGCVQHQTHMVCISCCEGNICNLPVPWNKTEAIYSAISPLNHAIRVSPGKISMLCIIIITTTTTTFLVNNFS, encoded by the exons ATGGAGGTCTTCCTCAAACTGACCGGGCTTCTTCTAGGCACGctgctttctgattggctgacagaCGTCCTGTCTCGGGATTTTACTATAGCAGACATCGAGCAGCTCTATGTGTCAG CTACTCCACACCCTGGAGGGTTTAAATGCTTCACCTGTGAAAATGCTGAAGATAATTACTCCTGCAACCGCTGGGCTCCAGATGAATACTGTCccaagg ATACCGGATTCTGTTACACGCGTCACCGGATGAACTCTGACGGCGAAAGTGTCTCCGTCACAAAACGCTGTGTGTATCAGGACGAGTGTGTGTCCACAGGCTGTGTGCAGCACCAAACCCACATG GTCTGCATTTCCTGTTGCGAAGGAAACATCTGTAACCTGCCGGTACCGTGGAACAAGACGGAGGCCATCTACTCTGCAATCTCCCCATTAAACCACGCAATCAGAGTGTCTCCTGGGAAAATCAGCATGctctgcatcatcatcatcaccaccaccaccaccaccttccTGGTTAATAACTTCAGTTAG
- the septin10 gene encoding septin 10 codes for MASSDVARQGERNARPLSLSGHVGFDSLPDQLVNKSTSQGFCFNILCIGETGIGKSTLMDTLFNTNFENFESSHFEPRVKLRAQTYDLQESNVRLKLTIVNTVGFGDQMNKQDSYQHVVDYIDTQFESYLQEELKIKRSLHNYHDSRIHACLYFIAPSGHSLKSLDLVTMKKLDSKVNIIPVIAKADTISKSELHKFKIKIMSELVSNGVQIYQFPTDDETVSKINSAMNGHLPFAVVGSTEEVKIGNKMVKARQYPWGVVQVENENHCDFVKLREMLICVNMEDLREQTHTRHYELYRRCKLEEMGFKDTDADSKPVSLQETYEAKRQEFLLELQRREEEMRQMFVLRVKEKETELKEAERELQGKFEQLKRLHADEKSKLDEKRKTLEDEMNSFSKKKTAAELLQGQSFSSNSNLKKDKDRKNSGFM; via the exons GAAAGAAATGCTCGTCCTTTATCTCTGTCTGGTCATGTTGGATTTGACAGCTTACCAGATCAGCTGGTCAATAAATCCACCAGTCAGGGCTTCTGCTTCAACATCCTCTGCATAG GTGAGACGGGTATTGGGAAGTCCACTTTGATGGACACGCTGTTCAACACCAACTTCGAGAACTTTGAGTCGTCTCACTTTGAGCCACGCGTCAAGCTCCGTGCCCAGACGTATGACCTTCAGGAGAGCAACGTGCGTCTCAAGCTCACCATCGTCAACACGGTGGGGTTTGGAGACCAGATGAACAAACAAGATAG CTACCAGCATGTGGTGGATTACATCGACACACAGTTCGAGTCCTACCTGCAAGAAGAGCTGAAGATCAAGCGCTCACTGCATAACTACCACGACTCGCGCATCCACGCCTGTCTGTACTTCATCGCCCCGTCCGGACACTCGCTGAAATCCCTCGACCTCGTCACCATGAAGAAACTGGACAGCAAG GTGAACATAATCCCCGTCATCGCGAAGGCCGACACCATCTCTAAGAGCGAGCTGCACAAGTTTAAGATTAAGATCATGAGCGAGCTGGTGAGCAACGGCGTGCAGATCTACCAGTTCCCCACTGACGACGAGACCGTCTCCAAGATCAACAGCGCCATGAAT GGTCACCTGCCGTTTGCAGTGGTGGGAAGCACAGAGGAAGTGAAGATTGGGAATAAGATGGTGAAAGCGCGACAGTACCCCTGGGGTGTGGTACaag tGGAGAACGAGAACCATTGTGATTTTGTGAAGCTGCGGGAGATGCTGATCTGTGTGAACATGGAGGACCTGCGGGAGCAGACGCACACGCGCCACTACGAGCTCTACAGACGCTGCAAACTGGAAGAGATGGGCTTTAAGGACACAGACGCTGACAGCAAACCAGTCAG CCTGCAGGAGACGTACGAGGCAAAGCGTCAGGAGTTTCTGCTGGAGCTGCagaggagggaggaggaaaTGAGGCAGATGTTTGTCCTGCGtgttaaagagaaagaaacggAACTGAAGGAGGCCGAGAGAGAG ctccagGGCAAGTTTGAGCAGTTGAAGCGTTTGCATGCTGATGAGAAGAGCAAGCTGGACGAGAAGAGGAAGACTCTAGAGGACGAGATGAACTCCTTCAGTAAGAAGAAAACCGCAGCTGAGCTCCTGCAGGGTCAGTCGTTCAGCTCCAACTCTAACCTGAAGAAGGACAAAGACCGCAAAAA CTCTGGATTCATGTAA